In Spirosoma pollinicola, the genomic window GTTTTCGTTTCGTTCAGATCGATTGGCGGAGGGGTCGTATAATTTACATTGCTGACAAGCTGTCCCACTGCCTGTTGGGCAGTGAGGCCTATAAACGCTGTTATTTCTGCCTGCGTTGGCCCAAATGTGGAGCGCCTAAGCAAATGAGCCGCTGTTTGAGCCGTTAAAGGTTGAGTGTAAGCCGCTAATGGTGTAGGCATCCGGTCGTGCAGTATGACAGTCAAAAAGCATAAGCCAAAAATTATACCACTTTAACAAATCATGTACTTATTTATGAATTTAAGTGTCGTTTCAACGCTTATTCTGGTAATTATCCATCAAAAAAAAGTGTTCATATTTCCAAAATCCTCTTCGTAGTATCGATTATGCATTTCGACACGCTCGCTCTTCGCGCCACCCATCAGCCCGACCCAACCACCGGAGCGGTGGCTCCCTCTATCCACCTCTCCACCACCTTTGCCCGCAATGAAACCAATGAATTGCCTGCGAACTTTATATACACACGGCCCAATAACCCAACTCGGGAATCGCTTGAGAAAGCGATAGCCATGATTGAAGGCGGAGCGGTTGGCATGGCGTTTGGCTCAGGTCAGGCTGCTGCGATGACACTTTTTCAAGCCCTTCGCCCCGGCGATCATGTATTGCTTTCGACCGATGCCTACTACGGAACGCCTGCTTTGCTGGAACAGGTATTCCACCCCTGGGGACTGACTTACACACGGGTGGACATGAGCGATCTGGATGCGGTGCAATCGTCCATTCACGAACACACACGGGTTGTCTGGTGCGAAACGCCCTCGAATCCTATGCTCACGATCACCGACCTATTGACTGTGAGCCGGTTGGCGCACGAAGTAGGGGCCATTTGCGTGTGCGACAACACTTGGGCAACGCCTGTGCTCCAGCGCCCGCTCGATCTGAACTGCGATGTGGTGATGCATTCCACCACCAAATATTTCAGCGGCCACTCCGACGTGCTGGGTGGGGCATTGGTTTTCAAACACGATAATGACTTCACAAAACGGGTGCGCCTGTTGCAGGGGTTATCGGGTGCGGTTCCCTCGCCTTTCGATTGCTGGCTGGTTAGCCGGGGTATTAAAACGCTGGGTGTTCGGGTGCGGGCACAGAGCCTGACAGCACAGGCCGTTGCCGACTTTCTGGATGGACATCCGGCAGTTGAGAAAGTACATTATCCGGGTCTGGCGGATCACCCCGACCGTGCCCTGATTCAACAGCAGATGAACGGGCCGGGTGCTATGTTATCAATACAAATTAAAGGCGATGCTGATGATGCGCTGGCCTTTATGGGTAAGTTAACCTTGTTTACGCGGGCCACCAGCCTTGGTGGTGTTGAAAGCCTCATTGAACACCGGGCCAGCGTTGAAGGGCCTACCTCCACAACGCCCAAAAATCTGCTGCGTATCTCGATTGGGCTGGAACATGCCGAGGATTTAATCGCGGATCTGGCTCAGGCATTGAGGTAATTACCCGTTGAGCTCTCCACATTTTCTGGAAACTAAAGCCTTAGAACAGGGGTTTGATAGGCATATTCACTGAATTTAACGCATGAAAATTACCCTAATTTCTACCTCACCGCGCAAGAACAGTAATTCGCTGCGTTTCGTCAGTTACCTACGCCATTTATTGGCCGAAGAAGGTCAGCATGAGGTTTCGATTGTTACGTTTGAGCAATACGATATACCGTTTGTTGGTCAAGGCTCGGTTAAACCCGACCATCTGACCCCATTTCAGCAAGAGCTAATCGGAGCCTGGGATGCCGCTGACCTTGTGCTGTTTGCCATGCCCGAATATAACTGGACAGCCCCGCCACAGGCAACCAATATCATCCATCAATTGGGGGGACCAGCTTTTAAACATCTGTTCGAAAATAAAGCCTTTGCCATGGTAGGCATC contains:
- a CDS encoding NAD(P)H-dependent oxidoreductase; protein product: MKITLISTSPRKNSNSLRFVSYLRHLLAEEGQHEVSIVTFEQYDIPFVGQGSVKPDHLTPFQQELIGAWDAADLVLFAMPEYNWTAPPQATNIIHQLGGPAFKHLFENKAFAMVGISNGRGGRQPALDMTTVMNKIISFTNSYSIVSPKLYESHETDKNLDEHGHFIGHEVYERTVKAFLTYTLNVAHRWLASSLVEK
- a CDS encoding trans-sulfuration enzyme family protein, coding for MHFDTLALRATHQPDPTTGAVAPSIHLSTTFARNETNELPANFIYTRPNNPTRESLEKAIAMIEGGAVGMAFGSGQAAAMTLFQALRPGDHVLLSTDAYYGTPALLEQVFHPWGLTYTRVDMSDLDAVQSSIHEHTRVVWCETPSNPMLTITDLLTVSRLAHEVGAICVCDNTWATPVLQRPLDLNCDVVMHSTTKYFSGHSDVLGGALVFKHDNDFTKRVRLLQGLSGAVPSPFDCWLVSRGIKTLGVRVRAQSLTAQAVADFLDGHPAVEKVHYPGLADHPDRALIQQQMNGPGAMLSIQIKGDADDALAFMGKLTLFTRATSLGGVESLIEHRASVEGPTSTTPKNLLRISIGLEHAEDLIADLAQALR